A single Lolium perenne isolate Kyuss_39 chromosome 6, Kyuss_2.0, whole genome shotgun sequence DNA region contains:
- the LOC127306055 gene encoding nuclear-pore anchor isoform X1, whose protein sequence is MPLFMSDEELRLLGGDVAAVAERADAAIRELRNQVDTVRAEADAAAIAAEQTCALLEQRFTALSAEVERYQAEAAERAAASERRDADLASSHAEIHQLRIQLIAKDGEVERLKVEISELHKSKCQSLELIEQRDIEIREKDGVIKSYYDKILNQADASASKEARIQEAEAKLTHCQSTCDRIAQEKEILEKHNLWLDEELTAKVKNLADLRKANMDEESRLSAKIAELERENSESTSSLRRSKERVSELEQRVSYMEKELFSAKDASAANEQRLGTELSTVMKLADLHKESSDEWSKKAGELEGVIKALETHLTQVEDDYKEKLEKETLAKIDLEKEVAELKQKIEKCEFDLENARKSGELSLVPLTSIAEDLADLSDTQMKEMTPNAVNQNDLMIVPRVPSGVSGTALAASLLRDGWSLAKIYEKYQEATDALRHERWGRRHAEAVLERVLHEIEEKAELILDERAEHERMVEAYALMDHKLQQALLEHDNFENTIRNLKSELKRWERDHTIADKEISDLTKQVAVLLKECQDIQLRCGSSLSNVGHGAFSMTIRDGVSNDEGNGHEHMTFNDINGLVQQNVELRNKVHLLSSDLDKKDMELRESFQVELKRITDAAASRVEKVMKKSEEQAIMIESLHRSVAMYRKLCEEQQKTRSTVEHISNNLQDDGRKDLMVLFEGSQEVSRKTYEQVSERARKLDEELTKLRTELGSLRSERDKAVLEAEFARDRLNGYMAEIDHQRKEANSVSLRNAELMHLVVDYEKRLRESTDSMQALEENSRKLLMEVSTLKHEKEILVKSERRSLDEVHNLTERVHRLQATIDTIHTTDEVQENARSMEKRNQQEYIKRLERDWAELKKELQEQRDHIRVLTLDKKSAFDGCMKQVEDMRKEVQSSWKASSDAASRAAVAEAKCSDLEAKLKSKTIIFRDGGHDNSSATEVNDELFRLKEELEKYKEEAQANKSYMLQYKEISSSNEAALKQMESAYQDYKTESEIAKRSLEDEIAKLRSQLSEIEKRYVMKCEEAASAIEAKEKEFNTLMNEIVILRNEVTQKVERIENLEIELASSKSALDEQCKRWRSAQDNYERQVILQSETIQELTNTSKQLSSLQQEIAILRQTADAQKAENDALRTFGEQEKIELAKEKDDALKKYNELNDQNRILHNRLEALHVRLAEQERGIAGLSSQRTDSHGEDDLHSVVSYLRRSKEIAETEISLLKQEKSRLQIELESALKSSKEAHELLRSQADSARSSMFKDEEFKSLQLQVREINLLRESNIQLREENRHNFEECQKFREEVHKAKIEAERLEKVLLEKEADAEICRKELAMQNIEIANLNQRISELVENSRGVDLNTYETMKLTLRGNSIELERAKNILSEREVVIKNLEEKLAGCQSEFGARERKLTDIEASLRSEIDRQKKLYGSMKKKLEVSAKEKEDSLLKQIEDLKSTGQKTISETATDQVVKEKESRIQTLERMYEREREENKKEKAFRKKNQKAYVDSLAKLTKEKKQMEELIEKHRQAVKEAIEHYSGQSSQIPSGSAVEQQIRSYFLAAKQWEESPNPFEDGSTSQTPLTETSTVDTTTAGRQVATPPRPPTQLKVMEEKSVSTLTRPSTEQRKLRRPLVRPPLEQRVEEPQADSDTPIVEGSTLQDKGGVALGSAAVKEKGSMPMERGSTLGQEKGGSSLERETSGGVSVLPSSRKRLISSSQVRDDASQGEASDANPPSKKHKEEFSQGTSEMKNDQSAPEDVTAQAPVVSVDNQDGQQLTEEMDMDQTSIRIEEVEETRDDDVSPNDDMEEQTGASVDIKSQDTEVDVDNNATDVEDVPVKSEAVVELFDEDQKLEGGKEEGQIATTTDGEDEREEGELPEESEQQSDSSPLHVDADMSEETGEGEATADRAAVEPDQSPLSQSAGVDASPSRSPAREPSPSNPAQVGASSEQQNPGAVAETGAKGRVVNLAKKMQTRQEKFGRISPPPPSSGRSGGRAPPRGRKRGGSGGQSQ, encoded by the exons ATGCCGCTCTTCATGTCCGACGAGGAGCTCCGGCTCCTCGGCGGGGACGTGGCCGCGGTCGCCGAGCGGGCCGACGCCGCCATCCGCGAGCTCCGCAACCAGGTCGACACCGTCCGCGCCGAGGCCGACGCGGCCGCCATCGCGGCCGAGCAGACCTGCGCCCTCCTCGAGCAGCGCTTCACCGCGCTCTCCGCCGAGGTCGAGCGCTACCAGGCCGAGGCGGCcgagcgcgccgccgcctccgagcGCCGCGACGCCGATCTCGCATCCTCCCACGCCGAGATACACCAGCTCCGCATCCAATTG ATTGCCAAGGATGGCGAGGTTGAGCGCCTCAAAGTGGAGATCTCGGAGCTGCACAAGTCCAAGTGCCAGTCGCTGGAGTTGATCGAGCAGAGGGACATAGAGATACGGGAGAAGGATGGCGTTATCAAGAGCTACTACGATAAGATT CTAAACCAGGCTGATGCTTCTGCTAGTAAAGAGGCTAGGATACAAGAGGCTGAAGCTAAGCTAACTCACTGTCAGTCTACATGTGATCGCATTGCACAG GAGAAGGAGATTCTTGAAAAGCATAATCTCTGGCTTGATGAGGAACTGACAGCAAAAGTTAAAAATTTAGCTGATCTAAGGAAAGCAAATATGGATGAGGAGTCTAGGTTGTCAGCAAAGATTGCAGAG CTTGAAAGAGAGAATTCTGAATCTACAAGTTCCTTGAGGCGAAGTAAAGAGCGGGTTTCCGAATTAGAGCAAAGAGTATCCTATATGGAAAAG GAGCTGTTCTCTGCAAAGGATGCTTCAGCTGCTAATGAACAGCGCCTTGGCACTGAGCTCTCAACT GTCATGAAACTTGCTGACCTTCACAAAGAAAGTTCTGATGAATGGTCAAAGAAAGCGGGGGAACTTGAAGGTGTTATCAAAGCATTGGAG ACACATCTGACCCAAGTAGAAGATGACTACAAGGAAAAGCTTGAGAAGGAGACCTTAGCTAAGATTGATCTTGAAAAG GAGGTTGCCGAATTAAAGCAGAAGATCGAGAAGTGTGAATTTGATCTAGAAAATGCAAGAAAGTCTGGTGAATTGAGCCTCGTTCCGTTGACCAGCATTGCAGAAGACCTTGCTGATTTATCAGACACACAAATGAAAGAAAT GACACCTAATGCTGTAAATCAGAATGACCTAATGATAGTTCCAAGAGTACCCAGTGGTGTTTCTGGAACTGCATTAGCTGCTTCTCTTCTCCGCGATGGGTGGAGT CTTGCTAAGATATATGAGAAATATCAAGAAGCTACTGATGCTTTACGTCATGAGAGGTGGGGAAGGAGAcatgcagaagcagtcctggaaagG GTCTTGCATGAAATTGAAGAGAAGGCTGAGCTTATCTTAGATGAACGAG CTGAGCATGAGAGGATGGTGGAAGCTTATGCTCTAATGGATCACAAATTACAGCAGGCATTGTTggagcatgacaattttgaaaataccataAGGAACCTAAAG TCGGAGTTAAAAAGATGGGAACGCGATCATACTATCGCAGACAAGGAAATAAGCGACCTTACAAAACAA GTCGCTGTTCTTTTAAAGGAATGTCAAGACATACAGCTTCGTTGTGGTTCTAGTCTTTCAAATGTAGGTCATGGTGCCTTTTCTATGACCATAAGGGATGGCGTGTCTAATGATGAAGGCAATGGTCATGAGCAT ATgacatttaatgatattaatgggCTTGTCCAGCAAAATGTTGAGCTTCGAAATAAAGTTCACCTGCTTTCTTCTGATCTTGACAAAAAGGACATGGAACTCAGG GAGAGCTTTCAAGTTGAGCTGAAGAGAATCACGGATGCTGCTGCATCCAGAGTTGAAAAAGTTATGAAGAAATCTGAAGAACAAGCAATAATGATTGAATCTCTTCATAGATCT GTGGCGATGTATAGGAAGTTGTGTGAAGAACAGCAGAAGACTCGTTCTACTGTTGAACACATATCCAATAATCTTCAAG ACGATGGCAGGAAGGACCTGATGGTTCTATTTGAAGGATCACAG GAGGTCTCGAGAAAAACATATGAACAAGTCTCCGAGCGGGCCAGAAAACTTGATGAAGAGTTGACTAAGTTGAG GACTGAGCTTGGGTCTTTGCGGTCTGAGCGTGATAAGGCAGTGCTTGAAGCTGAGTTTGCTCGTGATCGTCTTAATGGGTACATGGCAGAGATTGATCATCAG AGGAAGGAAGCTAATTCTGTTTCACTCAGAAACGCGGAATTGATGCACTTAGTAGTTGATTATGAAAAAAGACTCCGTGAAAGTACAGATTCTATGCAAGCTTTAGAGGAGAACTCAAGGAAGCTTTTAATGGAG GTGTCTACTTTAAAGCATGAAAAGGAGATTTTAGTCAAGTCAGAGAGAAGATCTTTGGATGAGGTCCACAATTTAACCGAGAGAGTGCACCGTCTGCAG GCCACTATTGACACAATTCATACTACTGACGAGGTTCAAGAG AATGCAAGGTCTATGGAAAAGAGAAATCAACAAGAGTACATCAAACGACTTGAG AGAGACTGGGCTGAACTAAAAAAGGAGCTCCAAGAGCAACGTGATCATATTCGAGTCCTGACACTTGATAAGAAAAGTGCTTTTGACGGCTGTATGAAGCAGGTAGAGGATATGAGAAAGGAGGTGCAGAGCTCATGGAAAGCTTCTAGTGATGCTGCATCGAGGGCTGCTGTTGCAGAG GCGAAGTGTTCCGATTTGGAGGCGAAGCTCAAATCTAAAacg ATCATATTTAGGGATGGTGGTCATGACAACTCATCAGCAACTGAG GTGAATGATGAGCTGTTCcggctgaaagaggagttagaaaAATACAAGGAGGAAGCACAAGCAAATAAAAGCTATATGCTTCAG TACAAAGAAATTTCAAGCTCAAATGAAGCTGCATTGAAGCAAATGGAATCTGCATACCAGGATTACAAAACGGAG TCTGAGATTGCCAAAAGAAGCTTGGAAGATGAGATTGCTAAGTTAAGGAGTCAGTTGTCTGAAATAGAGAAGAGATATGTAATGAAGTGTGAAGAAGCTGCCAGTGCAATTGAAGCTAAAGAGAAGGAGTTCAATACTCTCATGAATGAGATTGTGATTCTTAGAAATGAAGTTACCCAGAAAGT AGAACGAATTGAGAATTTGGAAATTGAATTGGCTTCATCGAAGAGTGCTCTTGATGAGCAGTGTAAGCGTTGGCGCAGCGCTCAAGACAATTATGAGAGACAG GTTATCCTGCAATCTGAAACGATACAGGAACTGACAAATACTTCTAAGCAACTATCTTCGCTGCAGCAGGAAATTGCAATTCTTCGGCAAACAGCAGATGCACAAAAGGCTGAAAAT GATGCATTAAGAACATTCGGTGAACAAGAAAAGATAGAATTGGCAAAAGAAAAGGACGATGCCCTTAAAAAGTATAACGAGCTAAATGACCAG AACAGAATTCTGCACAATCGACTAGAAGCTTTGCATGTGCGCTTAGCTGAGCAAGAACGGGGTATCGCTGGGCTTTCATCGCAACGTACTGACTCACATGGAGAGGATGATTTGCACAGTGTCGTCAGCTACTTGCGCAGATCAAAGGAAATT GCAGAAACAGAAATATCGTTGCTAAAGCAGGAGAAATCACGGCTTCAGATAGAA CTGGAAAGTGCATTGAAGTCCAGCAAGGAGGCACATGAACTACTTCGCAGTCAAGCTGATAGTGCAAGATCATCAATGTTCAAGGATGAAGAGTTCAAGTCCCTGCAGCTCCAG GTGAGAGAAATTAATTTGCTTCGTGAGAGCAACATTCAGCTTAGAGAGGAGAATAGACACAATTTTGAAGAATGCCAG AAATTTCGTGAGGAGGTTCACAAGGCTAAAATCGAGGCTGAAAGGTTGGAGAAAGTTTTACTGGAGAAAGAGGCAGACGCTGAAATATGTAGAAAAGAACTAGCAATGCAGAACATTGAAATAGCAAATCTAAACCAAAGGATTTCAGAG TTGGTTGAAAATAGTAGAGGCGTCGATTTGAACACATACGAGACCATGAAG TTGACCTTGAGAGGGAATTCAATTGAACTTGAGCGTGCAAAAAATATTCTTTCTGAGAGGGAAGTTGTCATAAAAAATTTGGAGGAGAAGCTTGCTGGCTGTCAGTCTGAATTCGGAGCCAGGGAAAGGAAGCTGACTGACATTGAG GCTAGTTTGAGATCTGAAATTGACAGACAGAAGAAGCTCTACGGCTCCATGAAG AAAAAGCTTGAAGTGTCAGCAAAAGAGAAGGAGGATAGCCTTTTGAAGCAGATTGAAGATCTTAAATCTA CAGGTCAGAAAACTATTTCGGAAACTGCAACTGATCAGGTTGTAAAAGAAAAGGAGTCCAGGATACAG ACACTGGAAAGAATGtacgagagggagagagaggagaaCAAGAAAGAAAAGGCGTTCAGAAAAAAGAATCAGAAGGCATATGTTGACAGCCTTGCAAAGCTAACAAAG GAGAAGAAACAAATGGAGGAATTAATAGAGAAGCACAGGCAAGCTGTGAAGGAGGCGATTGAG CATTATTCTGGGCAGTCATCTCAAATCCCGTCTGGGTCTGCTGTGGAGCAGCAAATCCGTTCATATTTCCTTGCTGCTAAGCAATGGGAGGAATCACCTAACCCGTTCGAAGATGGTTCAACGAGTCAGACACCACTTACTGAAACTTCCACTGTTGATACAACTACAGCAG GTCGGCAGGTAGCAACTCCACCAAGGCCTCCTACTCAGCTTAAAGTGATGGAGGAGAAATCAGTTTCTACTTTGACCAGACCAAGTACTGAACAACGTAAACTAAGAAGGCCGCTTGTTCGACCCCCTCTTGAACAACGGGTTGAAGAGCCTCAGGCTGATAGTGATACACCAATTGTCGAAGGTTCCACATTACAGGACAAAGGTGGCGTGGCACTAGGTTCTGCAGCAGTTAAGGAGAAAGGTAGCATGCCAATGGAGCGAGGTTCTACACTAGGTCAGGAGAAAGGAGGATCATCACTGGAGCGTGAAACTTCTGGTGGTGTGTCTGTATTGCCTTCTAGTCGTAAACGTCTCATATCGTCATCGCAGGTGAGAGATGATGCTTCACAGGGAGAGGCTAGTGATGCCAATCCTCCATCAAAGAAACATAAGGAGGAATTTTCACAAGGTACCAGTGAGATGAAAAATGACCAATCGGCTCCTGAAGATGTAACGGCTCAGGCTCCTGTGGTGTCTGTGGACAACCAAGATGGGCAACAGCTTACAGAAGAGATGGACATGGATCAGACGTCCATTCGAATTGAAGAGGTTGAGGAGACGAGGGATGATGATGTGAGTCCTAATGATGACATGGAAGAACAGACAGGTGCATCAGTGGACATTAAAAGCCAGGATACTGAAGTTgatgttgacaacaatgcaactgACGTGGAAGATGTGCCCGTCAAGTCTGAGGCTGTAGTGGAATTATTTGATGAAGACCAGAAACTCGAAGGCGGGAAGGAAGAGGGACAGATTGCTACAACCACCGACGGTGAAGATGAGAGGGAAGAGGGGGAGTTGCCGGAGGAATCCGAACAACAGTCGGATAGTAGTCCCCTGCATGTTGATGCAGATATGTCAGAGGAGACTGGAGAAGGTGAGGCAACTGCTGATCGTGCTGCGGTTGAACCAGACCAAAGCCCTCTATCACAATCAGCTGGAGTAGACGCCTCACCAAGCAGATCCCCTGCACGTGAACCTTCCCCTTCTAACCCAGCTCAAGTGGGTGCATCTTCCGAACAACAGAATCCTGGTGCTGTAGCAGAGACTGGTGCTAAGGGTCGGGTGGTCAACTTAGCAAAAAAGATGCAGACCAGACAAGAGAAATTTGGCCGcatctctcctccaccaccttcCAGCGGCCGCAGTGGTGGCCGCGCACCACCACGGGGACGGAAGCGTGGTGGCAGTGGTGGCCAGTCGCAGTGA